Proteins from a genomic interval of Verrucomicrobiales bacterium:
- a CDS encoding DUF1553 domain-containing protein, with product MRSQIGINSGTRAGSRTKSILRTATARLNTGAWSAALLLWALGADLTAVPPATPSLPPEKLVTEQDRQHWSYLPLRRPDLPGLPAGALSLTPVDRFIQARLSAQGLTATPRAEPEKLIRRLYFGLIGLPPSPPQIAAFVEAAALNPSSAVEKLIDDLLASPHYGERWARHWLDVVRYADSDGQEGDADRPTAHHFRDFVIRSLNEDLPFDTFVRWQLAGDELEPDNPSALAATGFIVAGTHAVLPDRLMEEERIRTRFNELDDMIATTGAAMMGLTLGCARCHDHKYDPIPRRDYYRLLCAFNTGDRAELPLVPWEQARRQRKLEAEWKAELDAATQRWEQVLKQTDKSELKARQKEKDESLQKLKARKPRPVPTALGFEDADAKPRDTFLLARGDFRAKSEPVQLGFLSVLTRGKSPEDYWSSARNHQKRSDSTQQRRALAEWMTDGEHGAGNLVARVIVNRVWQHHFGEGLVRTVNDFGARCDPPTHPELMEWLTAEFVKGGWRLKPLHRLILASSVYLQDTTFDPDQAKKDPDNRLLWRRRPQRLESEILRDTMLAVSGTLNPRMFGPAVKAPVAPEAIQARNMKDPYPTDLKDTPSTRRRSVYLFHKRVVQQPLMQAFDGPDAQASCGRRENTTVAPQALALLNDPFVRARAADFALRLRREAGSGTDAQTRLAWKLALGREPSSDELKAITALVGRQIQQRLTAGVAPTETQTLALEDLCQAIFALNEFIYVD from the coding sequence ATGAGGTCCCAAATTGGAATCAACAGCGGGACGAGGGCTGGCTCGCGGACAAAGTCCATCCTCCGAACTGCTACGGCGCGGTTGAACACCGGAGCGTGGTCAGCAGCCTTGCTTTTGTGGGCGCTCGGGGCCGACTTGACCGCTGTTCCGCCGGCCACCCCCTCCCTCCCGCCGGAGAAGCTGGTGACCGAGCAGGATCGCCAACACTGGTCTTACCTGCCCCTCCGCCGCCCCGACCTCCCAGGCCTTCCCGCGGGCGCGTTGTCGCTCACGCCAGTGGACCGTTTCATTCAGGCGAGGCTGAGCGCTCAGGGGCTGACCGCCACGCCACGAGCCGAACCTGAAAAACTCATCCGCCGATTGTATTTCGGCCTCATCGGCCTGCCGCCCAGCCCGCCCCAAATCGCGGCTTTCGTGGAAGCAGCGGCCTTGAATCCTTCTTCCGCCGTCGAGAAGTTGATCGATGACCTGCTGGCCAGCCCCCACTACGGTGAACGCTGGGCCCGGCATTGGTTGGATGTCGTCCGTTACGCCGACAGTGATGGACAGGAAGGCGATGCGGACCGGCCGACCGCGCATCATTTTCGTGACTTTGTCATCCGCAGCCTCAACGAAGATTTGCCCTTCGACACGTTTGTGCGCTGGCAGTTGGCGGGTGACGAACTGGAACCGGACAATCCTTCGGCGCTCGCCGCCACCGGCTTCATCGTAGCCGGAACCCACGCCGTTCTTCCCGACCGGCTCATGGAGGAGGAGAGGATTCGTACCCGCTTCAACGAGCTCGATGATATGATCGCCACGACGGGTGCCGCGATGATGGGGCTGACCCTCGGGTGCGCACGTTGCCATGATCACAAGTATGATCCTATTCCGCGACGCGACTACTACCGGCTACTGTGCGCCTTCAACACCGGCGACCGGGCCGAGCTGCCGTTAGTACCCTGGGAGCAGGCCCGCCGTCAGCGGAAGCTGGAAGCCGAATGGAAGGCGGAGCTAGACGCCGCCACCCAGCGCTGGGAACAAGTGTTGAAGCAGACCGACAAATCGGAATTAAAGGCCCGTCAAAAGGAGAAGGACGAATCACTTCAGAAGTTGAAAGCGCGCAAGCCGCGCCCAGTGCCCACCGCGCTGGGATTCGAGGACGCGGACGCCAAACCGCGCGACACGTTCCTGTTAGCCCGGGGCGACTTTAGAGCCAAGAGCGAACCGGTCCAGCTGGGCTTCCTCTCGGTCTTGACCCGCGGAAAAAGCCCTGAGGACTATTGGTCCTCCGCGCGCAACCACCAAAAGCGGTCCGATTCTACGCAGCAGCGTCGAGCGCTGGCGGAGTGGATGACCGACGGGGAGCACGGCGCGGGGAATCTGGTCGCACGAGTCATCGTCAACCGAGTCTGGCAACATCATTTCGGGGAAGGCCTCGTGCGCACCGTCAACGATTTCGGCGCACGCTGCGATCCACCCACTCATCCCGAGTTGATGGAATGGCTGACCGCCGAGTTTGTGAAGGGCGGCTGGAGGCTTAAGCCTCTGCATCGGCTCATCCTCGCCAGCTCCGTGTATTTGCAGGACACGACTTTCGATCCCGACCAGGCGAAGAAGGATCCCGACAACCGCCTGCTCTGGCGGCGTCGTCCACAACGATTGGAGTCCGAGATCCTCCGCGACACCATGCTCGCGGTCAGCGGCACGCTGAACCCGCGGATGTTCGGCCCGGCCGTCAAGGCGCCGGTCGCGCCCGAAGCGATTCAAGCCCGCAACATGAAGGACCCGTATCCAACCGACTTGAAGGACACACCATCCACTCGTCGGCGTTCGGTCTACCTCTTTCATAAGCGCGTCGTGCAGCAGCCGTTGATGCAGGCCTTCGATGGCCCGGATGCGCAGGCCAGCTGTGGCCGTCGGGAAAACACCACGGTGGCCCCGCAGGCCCTCGCCCTGCTGAACGACCCCTTTGTCCGCGCGCGGGCCGCAGACTTCGCGCTCAGACTGAGACGGGAAGCGGGCTCAGGAACCGACGCTCAGACTCGTCTGGCCTGGAAGCTGGCCCTCGGCCGCGAGCCGTCGTCGGACGAACTCAAAGCCATAACTGCGTTGGTGGGCAGACAAATCCAGCAACGCCTGACGGCGGGCGTCGCACCCACCGAAACCCAGACTCTGGCTTTGGAGGATTTGTGTCAGGCTATCTTTGCCCTCAACGAATTCATCTACGTGGATTAA
- a CDS encoding DUF1501 domain-containing protein gives MKPFDSHCARYQQFTNRRDFLSKAGAGFGLLALSDLLQLNPLRAAESNHGMARVQDPLAPLKPHYSGRAKSVIWLFMEGAPSSVDLFDPKPELTKRDGQRINIDVFNGNPGPLMKSPFQFQQYGQSGAWVCDKYPNVAKHVDDFAFIKSLYSESNDHVPALYQINTGIARPGFPSAGAWVTYGLGSENRNLPGYVVLGNTQGVKGGPLNWSAGFLPTSYQGTLFRSAGAPILNLTRPDRVSRQDQRSQLDFLKEVNDQHLRQHEGEPDLLARIQSFELAYRMQMEASDLTDFSSESRETRALYGLDSEVSKSIGTKCLLARRLIERGVRFVQVYSDGEWDAHSDLKGNHSHHCASTDQPIHGLLTDLKRRGLMDSTLVVWGGEFGRMPVSQGNGGRDHNPNGFMAWMAGAGIKGGVSYGETDEIGYRAERDRTSVHDLHATLLHLLGMNHEKLTYFHNGRDYRLTDVAGSVIEKILV, from the coding sequence ATGAAGCCGTTTGATTCTCATTGTGCCCGGTATCAGCAATTCACCAACCGTCGGGATTTCTTGAGCAAGGCGGGTGCGGGTTTCGGCCTGCTGGCCCTGTCAGATCTGCTCCAGCTCAACCCGCTTCGCGCAGCCGAATCGAACCATGGAATGGCTCGCGTTCAGGACCCCTTGGCGCCACTGAAACCTCACTATTCAGGCCGCGCCAAATCGGTCATCTGGCTCTTTATGGAAGGCGCGCCCAGCTCAGTGGACCTCTTCGATCCCAAGCCGGAACTCACCAAACGCGACGGCCAACGGATCAACATTGACGTCTTCAACGGCAACCCCGGGCCGCTGATGAAGTCGCCCTTTCAATTTCAACAATATGGGCAGTCGGGGGCCTGGGTCTGTGATAAGTATCCGAACGTGGCAAAGCACGTGGATGACTTCGCGTTCATCAAGTCCCTCTACAGCGAGTCCAATGACCATGTTCCCGCCCTCTACCAGATCAACACCGGCATCGCCCGCCCCGGCTTCCCCAGCGCCGGAGCCTGGGTGACGTACGGGCTCGGCAGCGAAAATCGAAACCTCCCGGGCTATGTGGTACTCGGCAATACCCAAGGGGTGAAAGGTGGCCCACTGAACTGGAGTGCCGGGTTCTTACCGACCAGCTACCAAGGGACACTCTTCCGCTCAGCGGGCGCTCCCATTCTCAATCTCACCCGCCCCGACCGCGTCAGCCGTCAAGACCAGCGATCGCAACTCGACTTCTTGAAGGAGGTGAACGATCAACACCTCCGACAGCATGAGGGGGAGCCGGATCTATTGGCCCGCATTCAAAGCTTTGAACTGGCCTATCGGATGCAGATGGAGGCCAGCGACCTGACCGATTTCTCCTCGGAGTCCCGTGAGACCCGGGCCTTATACGGCCTGGATAGCGAGGTATCCAAAAGCATCGGCACGAAGTGCCTGCTCGCGCGGCGCCTGATCGAACGCGGAGTGCGTTTCGTGCAGGTCTACAGCGATGGGGAATGGGACGCCCACAGTGATTTGAAAGGGAATCACTCCCACCATTGCGCGTCGACAGACCAACCCATTCATGGGTTGCTGACCGATTTGAAACGTCGCGGGCTCATGGACAGCACTCTGGTTGTGTGGGGTGGTGAGTTTGGACGCATGCCGGTCTCACAGGGCAATGGCGGTCGCGACCACAATCCCAATGGTTTCATGGCCTGGATGGCCGGTGCCGGGATCAAGGGGGGAGTCAGCTACGGCGAAACCGATGAGATCGGCTACCGCGCGGAAAGAGACCGGACCAGCGTGCACGATCTACACGCGACACTTCTTCATCTGCTCGGCATGAACCACGAAAAGCTGACCTACTTTCACAACGGGCGAGATTACCGCCTCACCGATGTAGCGGGGAGCGTCATCGAAAAGATTCTGGTGTAA